Proteins co-encoded in one Ziziphus jujuba cultivar Dongzao chromosome 9, ASM3175591v1 genomic window:
- the LOC132799459 gene encoding receptor-like protein EIX2: MHGGDVEAAGCHEDERKALLEFKHGLIDPSGRLSSWVGEDCCKWKGVSCHNRTGRVVHLKLRNPCSNCEWFDDMLGGNKISPSLLVLKDLNYLDLSGNFFFGTEIPAFLGSLRKLRYLNLSNSFFVGPIPPNFGNLSWLTHLDLSAFDDKPVIMGNPHHLEWLSRLSFLKYLNLGGLGFSYEYKAMIQTLNSLPSLEELHLHNCGLSSADLNISFVNFTSLRVLDLSNNDLNCTLPHWVFNLKNLVHLDLSGSSLCGQFPDGIVLSACSNNSLETLDLGSNAFMGNLPDTLGYVKSLKVLQLQNNSFRGSIPESIGNLTSVEQVFRCRNEKSFIPESIGQLSKLVVLDISNNPWEGVITEAHLMNLSRLEEFSLGNELHSISVVFNISSNWIPPFKLRHLIIKSCQLGPKFPTWLQNQNQLITLVLKNASIFDTIPHWFFQLYLQLQTLDFVHNNISGRAPNKLRFFPGSTMDLGSNQFDGPLTLFSSNISTLSLNNNMLSGSIPSDIGKAMPMLTYLDISWNSLNGGIPFSIGNLTELTSFIISNNHLSGEVPDVWKHKLPLIVLDASNNMLSGTIPKSISFLQMLTFLLLSNNNFSGEFPSCLHNCSSHVSLDLGDNKFSGKLRPLIGENMVGLMNLRLTSNFFSGNIPTEFCDLTSLHILDLSRNNLSGHIPHCLGNFGEMRSDDIYFVGSSTLALTNGSFKIMAKGRELEYKYPKLYLINSIDLSDNNLSGEIPVQLTSLIGLQTLNLSANRLTGKIPANIGNLTTLETLDLSRNKLFGPIPVSMISLTFLNHLNLSCNNLTGKIPTANQFLTFDDPSIYQGNAGLCGKPLDNVCLGSSQFGTPRGEKEEEDGDVGDKTEKVGLYISIALGFIVGFWSVFGSLIINRSWRYTYFGFVQRVNDTCFVLFHRMFRGRNVAD, translated from the exons ATGCATGGTGGCGATGTTGAAGCTGCAGGATGTCATGAAGATGAGAGGAAAGCTCTTTTGGAGTTCAAACATGGACTTATAGATCCATCAGGCAGGCTTTCATCTTGGGTTGGAGAAGATTGCTGTAAATGGAAAGGAGTAAGCTGTCACAATAGAACCGGACGCGTGGTTCACCTCAAACTTCGCAACCCTTGTTCGAACTGCGAATGGTTTGACGACATGTTGGGAGGTAACAAGATCAGTCCTTCTTTGCTTGTTTTGAAAGATTTAAATTACTTGGACTTGAGCGGGAACTTTTTCTTCGGAACCGAAATTCCTGCCTTCCTTGGTTCTCTACGAAAACTGAGATATCTCAATCTTTCTAATTCATTTTTTGTTGGACCAATTCCTCCGAATTTCGGAAACCTCTCGTGGTTGACTCATCTCGATCTCAGTGCCTTTGATGATAAACCCGTTATCATGGGAAATCCACATCATTTGGAGTGGCTTTCCCGTCTTTCTTTTCTAAAGTACCTTAACTTGGGTGGTTTGGGGTTTTCGTATGAATATAAGGCTATGATCCAAACTCTTAATAGCCTCCCATCACTAGAGGAATTGCACTTGCATAACTGTGGCCTTTCAAGTGCCGATCttaatatttcttttgttaATTTCACATCCCTTAGGGTGCTTGACCTCTCCAACAATGACTTGAATTGCACATTACCTCACTGGGTTTTCAATCTTAAAAATCTGGTTCACCTTGACCTAAGTGGCTCCAGTCTATGTGGACAATTTCCTGATGGAATT GTTTTGTCTGCATGCTCCAACAACAGCTTAGAGACACTGGACTTGGGATCCAATGCATTCATGGGAAATCTACCAGACACTTTGGGATATGTTAAGAGTCTAAAAGTTCTTCAGCTCCAGAATAACTCATTCCGAGGTTCCATTCCGGAATCCATTGGAAACTTAACGTCTGTTGAGCAAGTTTTCCGATGCAGAAATGAAAAGAGTTTCATCCCAGAAAGTATCGGACAGCTCTCCAAGCTTGTTGTGCTAGATATCTCAAACAACCCGTGGGAAGGTGTCATAACTGAAGCTCATCTCATGAATCTTTCCCGCTTGGAGGAGTTTTCTCTCGGTAATGAACTCCATAGCATTTCAGTGGTTTTCAATATAAGCTCTAATTGGATACCTCCTTTTAAACTCCGACACCTCATCATCAAATCATGCCAATTAGGTCCTAAATTTCCAACTTggcttcaaaatcaaaatcagctCATCACATTGGTACTAAAAAATGCTAGCATTTTTGACACCATACCTCATTGGTTTTTCCAATTGTATTTGCAACTTCAGACGCTAGATTTTGTTCATAATAACATTAGTGGCAGGGCGCCAAACAAATTAAGGTTTTTTCCTGGTTCAACCATGGATTTGGGTTCAAACCAATTTGATGGCCCTCTCACACTGTTTTCATCAAACATTTCCACATTGTCGTTAAATAACAATATGCTTTCTGGATCAATCCCTTCTGACATCGGCAAAGCAATGCCCATGTTAACATATTTAGATATCTCTTGGAACTCACTCAATGGAGGCATTCCATTCTCCATAGGTAATCTAACTGAATTGACATCCTTCATCATCTCTAATAATCATTTATCCGGTGAAGTTCCTGATGTGTGGAAACATAAGTTACCGTTGATAGTTTTGGATGCGTCAAACAACATGCTTTCTGGAACAATCCCCAAATCAATTAGTTTTCTACAAATGCTCACTTTTTTGCTTCTGTCTAACAACAATTTTTCTGGAGAATTTCCTTCCTGCTTGCATAATTGCTCATCGCATGTTAGTCTAGATCTTGGTGATAACAAATTTTCTGGGAAACTTCGGCCTTTGATAGGAGAAAACATGGTTGGGTTGATGAATTTACGATTAACATCCAACTTCTTCAGTGGAAACATTCCTACAGAATTTTGTGACCTTACCAGCCTTCACATCTTAGATCTATCACGCAATAATTTGTCAGGTCATATTCCACATTGCCTTGGTAATTTCGGTGAGATGAGATCCGACGACATATATTTTGTCGGATCTTCTACACTGGCATTAACTAATGGAAGCTTCAAGATAATGGCAAAAGGAAGAGAGCTAGAATATAAGTACCCCAAACTCTACCTTATTAATAGCATTGATCTATCCGATAATAACTTATCAGGGGAGATTCCTGTGCAGCTAACAAGTCTCATAGGACTGCAAACTTTGAATTTATCAGCAAATCGTTTGACAGGGAAGATTCCAGCAAACATAGGTAACTTGACAACGCTAGAAACTCTTGATCTCTCAAGAAACAAACTTTTTGGTCCAATTCCAGTCAGCATGATTTCTTTGACATTCCTGAATCATTTGAACCTCTCGTGCAACAACTTGACTGGAAAAATCCCAACAGCTAACCAGTTCTTAACCTTTGATGATCCATCAATCTATCAGGGCAATGCCGGCTTATGTGGAAAGCCTTTGGACAATGTTTGTTTGGGTAGCAGCCAATTTGGTACTCCAAGAggagagaaagaagaggaagatgGTGATGTTGGGGATAAGACTGAGAAGGTAGGCTTGTACATCAGCATTGCACTAGGCTTTATTGTGGGGTTTTGGAGTGTTTTTGGCAGCTTGATCATTAACAGGTCTTGGAGATATACCTATTTTGGGTTTGTTCAAAGAGTGAATGATACTTGTTTTGTACTGTTTCATAGAATGTTTAGAGGAAGAAATGTAGCGGATTGA